atttttcaatcgctttaaaaatgttttggagTTCTCTATAAGGATTCGTAAACTTTTAATATATAGTAATCTTACttagaaacaaaatatatcattatcaaACGTAGTGGTTTATTGAAGATCAAGGACTTCGCATCTCAAGGCGGTGTCTCACTTAACTTAAGATAAGAACACGTCCGTTAACTATTGATTATCAATAATGACAACGTGTTCCActctaaaaatataaacaatgactCGGCTTAGAAAACGTAAAAATTATGGCGTGAATGATTGCATTTCTATCTATTTATAGTGTTAAATGGAAACATGCACTCTTTtaagttattaattaatttgaaatttgctTAAGTGCATCAGAGATTGTTCTTGTCAACCAATTGCTTTAAAAGCGTATAAACATTTAATGAGAGGAGCACGTACAGACAAATAAATAACCATGTGATGATTGCATAAGTATAATTCAATGAAAtagcagatacatgtataatgataaatatcaCGAATATCAACCATGCACTGACGCACCTTCTCACGGCCTCAAGGTGGCAATATTGTAGATAACTAGAGCTGTATCTTGCATTTTACtaggttcttttttttttaaatatttttgattatcCCTTAAAAGGATTCCTGTCTGATAGATTGAATGAAATTGTAATATTTCTAACATATAaaaagaaccaaaaaaaaaaaccccaatgatAGCCAGAAGAAAGTAATACATATTCCCCGTTCCAGAATTTAGCAtagttgaaaaattaaaaactattcATTGTCATAACATATTTTCAAACAATGAGGGGTGTATATGGAGATCGATGTTTAAGTGGGCTTGATGccaaattttgataattgtctgattaaatttattttttatgttgatgtagacatttgaatatatatttttattaaatatgaaagATTTGACCtaacaaagggagataactttgtattttagGTTAAAATAGGTAAGCTTTTAtctacatttcttttttttttttttttacttgtaataCACTTTTGAAGATGAATTATTTACCAATTCCCAgaggagtcataatacaaatggTTGTCTAGTATAGAAATTAATTAGCAAAATGAATacacatagaaaaaaatcttctaaTAACATTAAACATTGTGCACTGAGATGATAGACGTATCTTAATTCTTGGCTATGAATGCTGCAGTTCGGacctcttttttattttgtctcTGTCTTGAAACGGTCTTTGGACAGGAGCAGTTTCAtggcttttttaaatttatgggTTATATAAACAGTCCAGAGATGTCCTTTGTAAACGATCAAAGTAACAATGAATCGATGAGTGAATGTTCATCCCAGTGTTTACAAGAGgacaaatgttattttttcgACATATGTAAGACTGGTACCTTGACATCATGTTTCTTCTATGACAACAACGTACCCAACCCTCCTGGTGATGATAATGGAGCATGCAGACGTTATGAATTGgtaaattaatttattcttCTTTACTATTTTTCTTATTCTAAACGCCAGAAACTTGAATAacaagtaattgaaaatatatttcattctttaaaatgaatgcaaagaaattaaaatttctcaaagagttgttattttaataaatggcttttaatatatttttatttataaaaaaaaaatattttaatgcacTTGAgaattttatacattcatgttttaataatattttaattaatttgatcTCCTGAAGAAACAAACGTGTGATATTGGATACACTTCTCCCTGCCGATGCCCAACCAATATGGGAGATGAACGGTGCAATTACAAATATGGTATGGTATGGTATGGTAatgacatttatatattttacgcATTGTATTCTTCGGTAATTTCAAAAAGTATTAATCTATTTGTTTAGATTGTAGTGGAACTTTGGTTGACAGGAATACGCCTTCGTACAAATTTCAGAAAACATTTCCAAACAGCGTAGTAAAGGAGATGTGGTGCGAGATGGAAATAGACAACGGGGGTTGGATAGTAAGTACATACAAATAGTTAGTCTCTTTTCATACAAACTCAAAACAGTTCGTTATTAtagccccccacccccccaccccccaaaaaatatgCAAGACCCCTATAGGAATCACGCAGTGCATGTTCATTTGTCGCCCATCTGTTTGTGTGCCAACAGTTAATTTTTAATTAGGATAGTTTTCGGTGTcgtatatttgaaattttatacatattatttaaaaagaaaaggtaAACACCTTTAAGTATTTTAAGTATTATATCAATTTGTCTGTCTGGTAGTATGTATAATGAAtgtcatataaatatttaaatcaaccGTAAACGAATAATAACATTGCAAACAGTTGCAATTTAAAGGAACTTAACAAAGTTCACTTCTTAGTTAAAAGTAGAAATAACTGAAAGTATCATAGCCACACgatacaaatatatcaaatgagCTGTGCGGCGGCATCACAcgtaaaaataatgaaacacttccaaaaaaaaaatcaacgcattttgaaaaaatgtagatGCATTGTCCGGGCTTATGGGGATGGACAAGATGTTCTTTTTCAGACCTTGTACTTTGTTTTTCTACTCTTAATATAGTTACAGATTTAGAAATTTTTccgataaaaaaatgaaacaaaaaggAATTAGATGTATGCATAATAGgcaataatttattcatttaatgtaCAGTTCTCAGCGGGGCCCCTCTGACTTCGTCGGTTTTATAAATGTACTGCTAAAGatctaaatcaaaattctaaTACCGTAGTACAAACTTGTCTTAACATACACATAACAATACTGACTAAAATTTTAACTTCAGGTTTTCCAGCGCCGTGTAGATATGAATACAAATTTCTACAGGGGATGGACTGAATACGAGAATGGGTTTGGAGATCTAGCCAACAATTTCTATATGGGTAACAAAACAACTTTTAATCAACAATCGATGACAATCATTAAATATCATTTGCCATTCATTCATAGATGACATTCATAATCTTAAAGGAAATTACTATCTTCACGAAATTGTAAAATCTGGAGATTACGAGCTTAGAGTTGACTTGGAGGATCAGGCTGGAGAATGGGCGTATGCCGCCTACACGGACTTTATGATTGGAGGACCCTCCACATCCTTTATATTAAATGTATCGGGATTCTACGGAAACGCAAGTATGTCGAAAactcccggggggggggggggtagcgtTTTGTAGCTTTAACTTCTATTTCAGAATTAATTTCCTTCCTTTCACTTCAATTTTTAAGCTCCCAAAAGTAGATGGGGGAGTCCATATTaatttgcttttttatatgtaagtttaagaaaaatgttcaatgctacgtgcctgctgtATAAAATTTTGGGCTAAAGTGCAAAGGTTTCACTAGCTgaatcctctctctctctctttctctctctctctctcttatatatACTagttagtatatatatatatatatatatatatatatatatatatatatatatatatatatatatatatatatatggcttTCGACACGAACAATTGAAATTATGACCTAGACAATGATTTTTGTCTTTTACTTGTATGATGAGTTAAAAGTCattgcaataataacaaaatCCTTCATATAATTGTTTTGATACATACTATTTATATGTAGCAATGattgttttaatcaattttgaaccctctCAAGAAATGATGTACTCTATACGTCTTGTCAGTGATCACAAAGATATCTGTCTTTTAAATTTCTCTAATTAACAGGTGACAGTCTTGACCATCAAAACGGAATGAAGTTCACTACCTACGACAGAGACAACGATGAAAAAGATGGGTCAAATTGTGCTGTTTCCTTCAAGGGCGCTTGGTGGCACAGAAGCTGTCACTTCAGTAACCTGAATGGTCAATATGGAATTGATTCTGCACGTGGTATCATTTGGTACCACTGGCGTGGCTATGCTCATTCTTTAGTTAGAGCTCAGATGATGGTgagaatgaaaattaaacacCAGTACTAATTTTAGTTTCAAAGTCCCGAACAATAAACTAATTAAGCATATTGGAATGAAAGTTATACATCTAATTCAAActgaaataaatctaaaaaagaTTATGTGCATATCGATTTGAGAAAAATTTAGTCAAAGCAAgttgtatttattctttaatattaattcatttcaaACGAATGTCTTGGAAGTTTCTAcattgtatgttttttttcttttaacaatttctGTCTTAAAGACTTCTTGTATCTTCTTTTCAACTTGACATCTTAAATACAAAAGCAATATTCATtaacatgaaaaattaaaattaatgcgttgaaaaaatataatggaTTATACTGTTTGCGTGAAAAGCATATCCATTATCGTGTTTGGTAACTGAATTGCACCACCAAGGACACCTTTCATCGATTTATCGTTTCAACCtttatattctttaaataatacatGTCTTGTGACTTGTTCTTAtctatattgatatattttacatgGTAATTTTTCCGTGTAGAATTCAAGTTATCCCGCCAAAGTTTTTAGGAACATATTTGTATATGTAATCGATGTCACGAAAATTTGACAGTAGATTCATTTGTTCACTTTCTTAGCATTTTCCAACtttcatcatttttattcatcttgaaaatttatttaCCCGACCATGCCTTTTTAGCAATAAGTTCATTAACTTAATTAAATATGCCCTATTTATTATAATGTACGTTTCAGAACAGTGTAAATACTTGTATTTTTCAATGTTGATCGTCAATAATTTCTTGCAATACTGTTCATTGCTTTATTTGTTCTGATTAATGATgaatatgcattttaaaaatgatgtttttctttttaagactttctttttaagaaattcGTTGTATATAGGATTTACATTTCGCTTTAATTATGAAAGATAAAAGCATTCATTGCAAAACTATTATGCACCAATCGATCCAAACCTAAAGTATTCTATACAAACTTGTATATaagatataaatattgtattttcaatTCAGAATCCTTATGATAAGAGTGAATTTTGtttcttgcaaatataaatttataaaagtgTTTGCAGTATTTTAGATTTTCATTTGTAGACGATTTAATAAAAGATTGCTTGTGTTAGTGTTACATGGGATTATTTCTGcgattcaataaaaataagagAACTGGTATTGACATTTACCTACTGGAAACGGAAGcgcatttttttaacaaagcaaAATTGTTCTGTTCACAGTAAGTGTTGGAAAATGGATTTTCTAAATACAATGCATGTTTGTTAAAGTACATtgttatttgggtttttttttaaaaaagaactctCCAAATTAGCACGGGataaattgatatcaaattattaattttaaattaattttaatgcattgttttataacgggtttcaaaaattcaattgGAAACATAACAGTCAGTCAGCCGTCATTGGGATCATAAATATCTAATTTTGCATGGTCATCTAATTGCTCATACACATCGGGTTTTAATTTGTCGAGCCAAGGTGTAACATCTTTGTTATGTACAGCTTTGAGTTTATCATAACATTAAACATATTATCAGGCTTACCGAGAAGAGGCGTCACCTATTATAAGACCACCACAACTCTATGAAAATCATTGCTAAACATTATCTTCAGTATAAAACAATAATCTATCGTGTCATATCGTAATGCATCGTATATGTTATTGtttgatattatacaatatgatatactattatttgatacaatacgatattgtatcatgatacagTGCGATAtggtatcatatgatatgatattaaaaacatGATATTCTCTTTTACAATATcgtattgtatcatataaaggTATATTGTGTTTTGTGATGTTGTACCTATGATATGATTTTTACCATATCATGCAAtacaagatttctcagcaactatttattgcagatgcttaaaattttaacacactctttgtCTAGGCATTCCATACGTTGGgatctatttttgtaccaatctttcaatttcctgttaaatgttgactttgtttattttgcatattcacatcagcgcggggtattactagtgagcattatctcacagatatcttgttcaaACCTGCTTTAAACTACTACAAAAATCGGAATCAATTTCTGTATCTCACGTTATCTCTATTTTACACATCAAAAGCTTTGTTATATGGGCAAGACTGATCAGGTATGAACAGGACTAGTAACTTTATTAATTAACCAGTTTCAACGctctaacaaaaaaaatttgagttGTTCTAAAATCTTAAACCTGCCTAGTATGCATCTTGATAATGAAGACCTCTTTGTGATTCATTTACATAGTTAAATCAATCATGCAAGTGTGAATAcgtatttacatttactttaaaatgtgATCCGCTTCAAATTAAACTCCTCCAGCCTCCGAaatctatggctcagattcagttCCAAGTCTATCGAGTGTATCAGTATCACAAGATACATCCTCCAtccaagtatttttaaaaagataaaatctaTAATAACTTGAATATGGCCATCGaagggcacctgctcaaaaAACGTTAACCTGCGCTAAAAACCTTGACCCCGACTTTGTCTCGGCGAGTGATAAGTAACTTTATTAAATTGAACCAATGTGgcagaatcatttttttttctatataattttCTCTACAAAGAGAGTTATCTATCTTCAACCAACATTTAACTTctgtaatttaaataatttcaaaacgtTCTATGAAATTATTAGAACGATGTTGTACCGAAATATGGATTTTGATCAAATAAGATAGTCACAAATcacaatcaaataaaaccaaatttgaACC
This portion of the Magallana gigas chromosome 7, xbMagGiga1.1, whole genome shotgun sequence genome encodes:
- the LOC105342768 gene encoding fibrinogen-like protein A, which encodes MNAAVRTSFLFCLCLETVFGQEQFHGFFKFMGYINSPEMSFVNDQSNNESMSECSSQCLQEDKCYFFDICKTGTLTSCFFYDNNVPNPPGDDNGACRRYELKQTCDIGYTSPCRCPTNMGDERCNYKYDCSGTLVDRNTPSYKFQKTFPNSVVKEMWCEMEIDNGGWIVFQRRVDMNTNFYRGWTEYENGFGDLANNFYMGNYYLHEIVKSGDYELRVDLEDQAGEWAYAAYTDFMIGGPSTSFILNVSGFYGNASDSLDHQNGMKFTTYDRDNDEKDGSNCAVSFKGAWWHRSCHFSNLNGQYGIDSARGIIWYHWRGYAHSLVRAQMMVRMKIKHQY